A genomic segment from Lutzomyia longipalpis isolate SR_M1_2022 chromosome 3, ASM2433408v1 encodes:
- the LOC129793158 gene encoding protein lingerer isoform X1 has translation MSTQNRSGGGGGGPKAKKGGNPASSGGNDGNTNKKTDHAKTEKEKPHAKPTAEQIRIAQITDIKGGGVEDAKMQEKVASIMETTQRSEEDVCYALYECDNDLDRAVIFLLETLTEDAFEKTSKKKSKNRTLSTNNNNDGQDGDWDANSTPNTRAGGQGGGGGVSDKERSRSRGGMRGSRMGSDSRGWRGREARENERNAADMKGGDGWRPGRGGRSGNGRGGYGGSRGGRVGRLGRGTGSRDQGRGFSRQPDNLETVDLWDNSQANTTEVKADDTWGDWDNEEYTGSLADSKVFTPSASSQPSMSATSELAAPPGLEQQILNPPSAHADDLVVGVQQFAGGTVVSSTTTAAVVAGTAVINNNNTVQYPELGTAAAQIRQALDMPQMNSSTLSAEQSQYFNSLSSQNSSQTANVNSYQPASVQYPAAYGANSSFGDTVSSQPAVRKTRARVPPPSKIPSSAVEMPGDTLNNIGYLDVQFGGLDFGTEDSFDTLTDKFNTTSLDSAASGVSNPGDVSSDYQSKNSQQSLTAGLQSSQMRTANSVSQSSGSVNNSGVNVINNSAGSGASGGYQVPYTNNTPSKGPTSYQASGTGQGGYSNTNYASTQVSSTNSYPPTTNSYSSYNQNTVNSYQSQNSASNVSAVNNSGNASNSSSTSSIPVGSTGVGNSASSATGSTGGYLSSQYPVTQSSSVFPSQPSAYQNSPSVYGNTTGRYTGSTNTSTAQYSNFTSTKLKENAATTISTPFESVTSSAVSSSAPSAVSNSTVTTSSMSSPSLGMTKVTSATTKSSGVIPNIPMVSQYIQTAGVPFYQPPVYATYDELQMMQQRMPHVQPEYYNLNYQTPTSLGAGVRDANLGSVAAYSTMSDGRFTRTDNNSSPVSNVPSTMSQQTGSGGPMMNVPYAYFYGGVPGSFQYGMYPQQMATASATSGGQFAKPSYNSAYGSTAYDALSQSTQDYSKNAYPGSGVGQQSKGQNVNNPPQAGTGSDISSSMYSKGHVALSKVNSYDKQSFHSGTPPPFNLAGTQTAGATSAQPYGMYIPAIPPPHHNLNMHQPIHQDSNSSGQRPQSSSQGKAYWTAQN, from the exons CCGACTGCTGAACAGATACGGATTGCTCAGATAACGGACATCAAGGGCGGTGGTGTGGAGGATGCAAAGATGCAGGAGAAGGTTGCAAGCATCATGGAAACAACTCAGCGCTCCGAGGAGGATGTCTGTTATGCTCTCTATGAGTGTGACAATGACCTCGATAGGGCTGTAATCTTCCTTCTGGAAACCCTCACGGAGGATGCGTTTGAGAAGACGTCCAAGAAGAAGTCGAAGAATCGCACGTTGTCCACCAATAATAACAATGACGGTCAGGATGGGGATTGGGATGCGAATAGTACACCAAATACCCGTGCTGGGGGTCAAGGTGGCGGTGGTGGTGTGTCGGATAAGGAGCGCTCACGCAGCCGTGGCGGGATGCGTGGGAGTCGTATGGGGTCGGATAGTCGCGGGTGGCGCGGCAGGGAGGCACGTGAGAATGAACGGAATGCTGCAGATATGAAAGGGGGCGACGGATGGCGTCCCGGTCGTGGGGGACGCAGCGGCAATGGGCGTGGTGGCTATGGTGGCTCACGCGGTGGACGTGTTGGGCGACTTGGACGTGGTACGGGGTCCCGGGACCAGGGACGGGGCTTCTCACGTCAGCCGGATAATCTCGAGACTGTTGACTTATGGGACAATAGTCAGGCCAACACCACCGAAGTTAAGGCTGATG ACACCTGGGGAGACTGGGACAATGAGGAGTACACTGGCTCATTGGCCGATAGCAAAGTATTCACGCCGAGTGCGTCGTCTCAGCCGTCAATGTCGGCAACGAGTGAATTGGCGGCACCACCGGGATTGGAGCAGCAAATTCTCAATCCCCCATCGGCGCATGCAGATGATTTGGTGGTGGGTGTGCAACAATTTGCAGGTGGAACAGTTGTGTCCAGTACAACGACAGCAGCTGTTGTTGCGGGTACGGCGGTAATTAATAACAACAATACAGTGCAGTATCCGGAATTGGGGACAGCAGCGGCGCAAATTCGTCAGGCACTCGATATGCCCCAAATGAATTCATCCACCTTGTCGGCTGAACAATCTCAATACTTCAATTCTCTCTCGTCGCAGAATTCCAGTCAAACGGCAAATGTCAATTCATATCAg CCGGCCTCAGTGCAATATCCTGCGGCTTATGGTGCGAATAGTAGCTTTGGGGATACAGTTTCGTCCCAGCCGGCTGTGCGTAAGACACGCGCAAGGGTCCCACCACCATCGAAAATCCCATCGTCGGCTGTTGAAATGCCCGGAGATACATTGAATAATATTGGTTATTTGGATGTACAATTTGGTGGTTTGGACTTTGGCACGGAGGATTCATTTGATACACTCACGGATAAGTTCAATACAACATCACTGGATTCAGCTGCGAGTGGTGTATCGAATCCTGGGGATGTCTCGTCGGACTATCAATCAAAGAATTCTCAGCAATCTCTCACGGCGGGATTGCAATCATCACAGATG AGAACGGCCAATTCCGTGTCACAATCATCGGGCTCAGTGAACAATAGCGGTGTGAATGTGATCAATAATAGTGCAGGGAGCGGTGCTAGTGGGGGATACCAAGTGCCGTATACGAATAATACGCCATCAAAGGGACCCACGTCGTATCAGGCATCGGGCACAGGGCAAGGTGGCTACAGTAATACCAACTACGCCAGCACCCAGGTTTCATCGACAAATAGCTATCCACCGACCACGAATTCGTACAGTTCGTACAATCAGAACACGGTGAACTCGTACCAGAGTCAGAATAGTGCGAGTAACGTGTCGGCTGTGAATAATTCCGGCAATGCATCGAACAGCAGCTCCACGTCCAGTATCCCCGTTGGTAGTACTGGCGTGGGTAATAGTGCAAG TAGTGCGACCGGCAGTACTGGGGGTTACCTCTCCAGCCAGTATCCTGTGACACAATCGTCATCCGTCTTTCCATCACAACCGAGTGCTTATCAAAATAGCCCGAGTGTGTATGGAAATACAACGGG TAGGTACACGGGAAGTACAAATACGTCCACGGCACAGTACAGTAATTTCACAAGTACGAAGCTGAAAGAGAATGCTGCCACAACAATCAGCACACCGTttgaaag CGTTACTTCCAGCGCAGTTTCAAGTAGTGCACCGAGTGCCGTGAGCAATTCTACCGTGACTACGAGTAGTATGAGTTCACCATCACTGGGAATGACCAAAGTGACAAGTGCAACAA ccaagAGCAGTGGTGTTATACCGAATATTCCAATGGTCAGCCAGTACATACAGACTGCAGGGGTGCCCTTCTACCAGCCACCCGTCTATGCAACGTACGATGAGTTGCAGATGATGCAACAGAGGATGCCGCATGTG CAACCTGAATATTACAACCTCAATTATCAGACCCCAACGAGCCTGGGTGCTGGAGTTAGGGATGCAAATTTAGGTTCTGTGGCAGCATATTCGACGATGTCAGACGGACGGTTCACGAGGACAGACAATAATTCTAGTCCTGTTAGTAAT gTGCCCAGTACAATGTCACAGCAAACGGGATCCGGTGGACCGATGATGAATGTTCCTTATGCTTACTTCTACGGAGGAGTTCCGGGAAGTTTCCAATATGGAATGTATCCG caacAAATGGCAACGGCAAGCGCCACATCTGGTGGTCAATTTGCAAAGCCATCGTACAATAGTGCGTACGGATCGACGGCATACGATGCATTGAGCCAATCGACGCAAGATTACAGCAAGAATGCCTATCCGGGGTCGGGTGTTGGGCAACAGTCCAAGGGGCAGAATGTCAATAATCCACCACAAGCTGGAACGGGTTCGGATATTTCGTCGTCAATGTACAGCAAGGGTCATGTGGCGCTCAGTAAAGTTAAT TCCTATGACAAGCAGTCTTTCCATTCGGGAACACCGCCACCATTCAACTTAGCCGGCACCCAGACGGCTGGAGCAACATCAGCTCAACCGTATGGCATGTACATTCCGGCAATTCCGCCACCCCATCACAATTTAAACATGCATCAGCCAATCCATCAG GATTCAAACAGCAGTGGTCAACGTCCACAGTCAAGCAGTCAGGGAAAAGCGTACTGGACGgctcaaaattaa
- the LOC129793158 gene encoding protein lingerer isoform X2 has protein sequence MSTQNRSGGGGGGPKAKKGGNPASSGGNDGNTNKKTDHAKTEKEKPHAKPTAEQIRIAQITDIKGGGVEDAKMQEKVASIMETTQRSEEDVCYALYECDNDLDRAVIFLLETLTEDAFEKTSKKKSKNRTLSTNNNNDGQDGDWDANSTPNTRAGGQGGGGGVSDKERSRSRGGMRGSRMGSDSRGWRGREARENERNAADMKGGDGWRPGRGGRSGNGRGGYGGSRGGRVGRLGRGTGSRDQGRGFSRQPDNLETVDLWDNSQANTTEVKADDTWGDWDNEEYTGSLADSKVFTPSASSQPSMSATSELAAPPGLEQQILNPPSAHADDLVVGVQQFAGGTVVSSTTTAAVVAGTAVINNNNTVQYPELGTAAAQIRQALDMPQMNSSTLSAEQSQYFNSLSSQNSSQTANVNSYQPASVQYPAAYGANSSFGDTVSSQPAVRKTRARVPPPSKIPSSAVEMPGDTLNNIGYLDVQFGGLDFGTEDSFDTLTDKFNTTSLDSAASGVSNPGDVSSDYQSKNSQQSLTAGLQSSQMRTANSVSQSSGSVNNSGVNVINNSAGSGASGGYQVPYTNNTPSKGPTSYQASGTGQGGYSNTNYASTQVSSTNSYPPTTNSYSSYNQNTVNSYQSQNSASNVSAVNNSGNASNSSSTSSIPVGSTGVGNSASATGSTGGYLSSQYPVTQSSSVFPSQPSAYQNSPSVYGNTTGRYTGSTNTSTAQYSNFTSTKLKENAATTISTPFESVTSSAVSSSAPSAVSNSTVTTSSMSSPSLGMTKVTSATTKSSGVIPNIPMVSQYIQTAGVPFYQPPVYATYDELQMMQQRMPHVQPEYYNLNYQTPTSLGAGVRDANLGSVAAYSTMSDGRFTRTDNNSSPVSNVPSTMSQQTGSGGPMMNVPYAYFYGGVPGSFQYGMYPQQMATASATSGGQFAKPSYNSAYGSTAYDALSQSTQDYSKNAYPGSGVGQQSKGQNVNNPPQAGTGSDISSSMYSKGHVALSKVNSYDKQSFHSGTPPPFNLAGTQTAGATSAQPYGMYIPAIPPPHHNLNMHQPIHQDSNSSGQRPQSSSQGKAYWTAQN, from the exons CCGACTGCTGAACAGATACGGATTGCTCAGATAACGGACATCAAGGGCGGTGGTGTGGAGGATGCAAAGATGCAGGAGAAGGTTGCAAGCATCATGGAAACAACTCAGCGCTCCGAGGAGGATGTCTGTTATGCTCTCTATGAGTGTGACAATGACCTCGATAGGGCTGTAATCTTCCTTCTGGAAACCCTCACGGAGGATGCGTTTGAGAAGACGTCCAAGAAGAAGTCGAAGAATCGCACGTTGTCCACCAATAATAACAATGACGGTCAGGATGGGGATTGGGATGCGAATAGTACACCAAATACCCGTGCTGGGGGTCAAGGTGGCGGTGGTGGTGTGTCGGATAAGGAGCGCTCACGCAGCCGTGGCGGGATGCGTGGGAGTCGTATGGGGTCGGATAGTCGCGGGTGGCGCGGCAGGGAGGCACGTGAGAATGAACGGAATGCTGCAGATATGAAAGGGGGCGACGGATGGCGTCCCGGTCGTGGGGGACGCAGCGGCAATGGGCGTGGTGGCTATGGTGGCTCACGCGGTGGACGTGTTGGGCGACTTGGACGTGGTACGGGGTCCCGGGACCAGGGACGGGGCTTCTCACGTCAGCCGGATAATCTCGAGACTGTTGACTTATGGGACAATAGTCAGGCCAACACCACCGAAGTTAAGGCTGATG ACACCTGGGGAGACTGGGACAATGAGGAGTACACTGGCTCATTGGCCGATAGCAAAGTATTCACGCCGAGTGCGTCGTCTCAGCCGTCAATGTCGGCAACGAGTGAATTGGCGGCACCACCGGGATTGGAGCAGCAAATTCTCAATCCCCCATCGGCGCATGCAGATGATTTGGTGGTGGGTGTGCAACAATTTGCAGGTGGAACAGTTGTGTCCAGTACAACGACAGCAGCTGTTGTTGCGGGTACGGCGGTAATTAATAACAACAATACAGTGCAGTATCCGGAATTGGGGACAGCAGCGGCGCAAATTCGTCAGGCACTCGATATGCCCCAAATGAATTCATCCACCTTGTCGGCTGAACAATCTCAATACTTCAATTCTCTCTCGTCGCAGAATTCCAGTCAAACGGCAAATGTCAATTCATATCAg CCGGCCTCAGTGCAATATCCTGCGGCTTATGGTGCGAATAGTAGCTTTGGGGATACAGTTTCGTCCCAGCCGGCTGTGCGTAAGACACGCGCAAGGGTCCCACCACCATCGAAAATCCCATCGTCGGCTGTTGAAATGCCCGGAGATACATTGAATAATATTGGTTATTTGGATGTACAATTTGGTGGTTTGGACTTTGGCACGGAGGATTCATTTGATACACTCACGGATAAGTTCAATACAACATCACTGGATTCAGCTGCGAGTGGTGTATCGAATCCTGGGGATGTCTCGTCGGACTATCAATCAAAGAATTCTCAGCAATCTCTCACGGCGGGATTGCAATCATCACAGATG AGAACGGCCAATTCCGTGTCACAATCATCGGGCTCAGTGAACAATAGCGGTGTGAATGTGATCAATAATAGTGCAGGGAGCGGTGCTAGTGGGGGATACCAAGTGCCGTATACGAATAATACGCCATCAAAGGGACCCACGTCGTATCAGGCATCGGGCACAGGGCAAGGTGGCTACAGTAATACCAACTACGCCAGCACCCAGGTTTCATCGACAAATAGCTATCCACCGACCACGAATTCGTACAGTTCGTACAATCAGAACACGGTGAACTCGTACCAGAGTCAGAATAGTGCGAGTAACGTGTCGGCTGTGAATAATTCCGGCAATGCATCGAACAGCAGCTCCACGTCCAGTATCCCCGTTGGTAGTACTGGCGTGGGTAATAGTGCAAG TGCGACCGGCAGTACTGGGGGTTACCTCTCCAGCCAGTATCCTGTGACACAATCGTCATCCGTCTTTCCATCACAACCGAGTGCTTATCAAAATAGCCCGAGTGTGTATGGAAATACAACGGG TAGGTACACGGGAAGTACAAATACGTCCACGGCACAGTACAGTAATTTCACAAGTACGAAGCTGAAAGAGAATGCTGCCACAACAATCAGCACACCGTttgaaag CGTTACTTCCAGCGCAGTTTCAAGTAGTGCACCGAGTGCCGTGAGCAATTCTACCGTGACTACGAGTAGTATGAGTTCACCATCACTGGGAATGACCAAAGTGACAAGTGCAACAA ccaagAGCAGTGGTGTTATACCGAATATTCCAATGGTCAGCCAGTACATACAGACTGCAGGGGTGCCCTTCTACCAGCCACCCGTCTATGCAACGTACGATGAGTTGCAGATGATGCAACAGAGGATGCCGCATGTG CAACCTGAATATTACAACCTCAATTATCAGACCCCAACGAGCCTGGGTGCTGGAGTTAGGGATGCAAATTTAGGTTCTGTGGCAGCATATTCGACGATGTCAGACGGACGGTTCACGAGGACAGACAATAATTCTAGTCCTGTTAGTAAT gTGCCCAGTACAATGTCACAGCAAACGGGATCCGGTGGACCGATGATGAATGTTCCTTATGCTTACTTCTACGGAGGAGTTCCGGGAAGTTTCCAATATGGAATGTATCCG caacAAATGGCAACGGCAAGCGCCACATCTGGTGGTCAATTTGCAAAGCCATCGTACAATAGTGCGTACGGATCGACGGCATACGATGCATTGAGCCAATCGACGCAAGATTACAGCAAGAATGCCTATCCGGGGTCGGGTGTTGGGCAACAGTCCAAGGGGCAGAATGTCAATAATCCACCACAAGCTGGAACGGGTTCGGATATTTCGTCGTCAATGTACAGCAAGGGTCATGTGGCGCTCAGTAAAGTTAAT TCCTATGACAAGCAGTCTTTCCATTCGGGAACACCGCCACCATTCAACTTAGCCGGCACCCAGACGGCTGGAGCAACATCAGCTCAACCGTATGGCATGTACATTCCGGCAATTCCGCCACCCCATCACAATTTAAACATGCATCAGCCAATCCATCAG GATTCAAACAGCAGTGGTCAACGTCCACAGTCAAGCAGTCAGGGAAAAGCGTACTGGACGgctcaaaattaa
- the LOC129793158 gene encoding protein lingerer isoform X7, translated as MSTQNRSGGGGGGPKAKKGGNPASSGGNDGNTNKKTDHAKTEKEKPHAKPTAEQIRIAQITDIKGGGVEDAKMQEKVASIMETTQRSEEDVCYALYECDNDLDRAVIFLLETLTEDAFEKTSKKKSKNRTLSTNNNNDGQDGDWDANSTPNTRAGGQGGGGGVSDKERSRSRGGMRGSRMGSDSRGWRGREARENERNAADMKGGDGWRPGRGGRSGNGRGGYGGSRGGRVGRLGRGTGSRDQGRGFSRQPDNLETVDLWDNSQANTTEVKADDTWGDWDNEEYTGSLADSKVFTPSASSQPSMSATSELAAPPGLEQQILNPPSAHADDLVVGVQQFAGGTVVSSTTTAAVVAGTAVINNNNTVQYPELGTAAAQIRQALDMPQMNSSTLSAEQSQYFNSLSSQNSSQTANVNSYQPASVQYPAAYGANSSFGDTVSSQPAVRKTRARVPPPSKIPSSAVEMPGDTLNNIGYLDVQFGGLDFGTEDSFDTLTDKFNTTSLDSAASGVSNPGDVSSDYQSKNSQQSLTAGLQSSQMRTANSVSQSSGSVNNSGVNVINNSAGSGASGGYQVPYTNNTPSKGPTSYQASGTGQGGYSNTNYASTQVSSTNSYPPTTNSYSSYNQNTVNSYQSQNSASNVSAVNNSGNASNSSSTSSIPVGSTGVGNSASATGSTGGYLSSQYPVTQSSSVFPSQPSAYQNSPSVYGNTTGRYTGSTNTSTAQYSNFTSTKLKENAATTISTPFESVTSSAVSSSAPSAVSNSTVTTSSMSSPSLGMTKVTSATTKSSGVIPNIPMVSQYIQTAGVPFYQPPVYATYDELQMMQQRMPHVQPEYYNLNYQTPTSLGAGVRDANLGSVAAYSTMSDGRFTRTDNNSSPVSNVPSTMSQQTGSGGPMMNVPYAYFYGGVPGSFQYGMYPQQMATASATSGGQFAKPSYNSAYGSTAYDALSQSTQDYSKNAYPGSGVGQQSKGQNVNNPPQAGTGSDISSSMYSKGHVALSKVNSYDKQSFHSGTPPPFNLAGTQTAGATSAQPYGMYIPAIPPPHHNLNMHQPIHQDLFF; from the exons CCGACTGCTGAACAGATACGGATTGCTCAGATAACGGACATCAAGGGCGGTGGTGTGGAGGATGCAAAGATGCAGGAGAAGGTTGCAAGCATCATGGAAACAACTCAGCGCTCCGAGGAGGATGTCTGTTATGCTCTCTATGAGTGTGACAATGACCTCGATAGGGCTGTAATCTTCCTTCTGGAAACCCTCACGGAGGATGCGTTTGAGAAGACGTCCAAGAAGAAGTCGAAGAATCGCACGTTGTCCACCAATAATAACAATGACGGTCAGGATGGGGATTGGGATGCGAATAGTACACCAAATACCCGTGCTGGGGGTCAAGGTGGCGGTGGTGGTGTGTCGGATAAGGAGCGCTCACGCAGCCGTGGCGGGATGCGTGGGAGTCGTATGGGGTCGGATAGTCGCGGGTGGCGCGGCAGGGAGGCACGTGAGAATGAACGGAATGCTGCAGATATGAAAGGGGGCGACGGATGGCGTCCCGGTCGTGGGGGACGCAGCGGCAATGGGCGTGGTGGCTATGGTGGCTCACGCGGTGGACGTGTTGGGCGACTTGGACGTGGTACGGGGTCCCGGGACCAGGGACGGGGCTTCTCACGTCAGCCGGATAATCTCGAGACTGTTGACTTATGGGACAATAGTCAGGCCAACACCACCGAAGTTAAGGCTGATG ACACCTGGGGAGACTGGGACAATGAGGAGTACACTGGCTCATTGGCCGATAGCAAAGTATTCACGCCGAGTGCGTCGTCTCAGCCGTCAATGTCGGCAACGAGTGAATTGGCGGCACCACCGGGATTGGAGCAGCAAATTCTCAATCCCCCATCGGCGCATGCAGATGATTTGGTGGTGGGTGTGCAACAATTTGCAGGTGGAACAGTTGTGTCCAGTACAACGACAGCAGCTGTTGTTGCGGGTACGGCGGTAATTAATAACAACAATACAGTGCAGTATCCGGAATTGGGGACAGCAGCGGCGCAAATTCGTCAGGCACTCGATATGCCCCAAATGAATTCATCCACCTTGTCGGCTGAACAATCTCAATACTTCAATTCTCTCTCGTCGCAGAATTCCAGTCAAACGGCAAATGTCAATTCATATCAg CCGGCCTCAGTGCAATATCCTGCGGCTTATGGTGCGAATAGTAGCTTTGGGGATACAGTTTCGTCCCAGCCGGCTGTGCGTAAGACACGCGCAAGGGTCCCACCACCATCGAAAATCCCATCGTCGGCTGTTGAAATGCCCGGAGATACATTGAATAATATTGGTTATTTGGATGTACAATTTGGTGGTTTGGACTTTGGCACGGAGGATTCATTTGATACACTCACGGATAAGTTCAATACAACATCACTGGATTCAGCTGCGAGTGGTGTATCGAATCCTGGGGATGTCTCGTCGGACTATCAATCAAAGAATTCTCAGCAATCTCTCACGGCGGGATTGCAATCATCACAGATG AGAACGGCCAATTCCGTGTCACAATCATCGGGCTCAGTGAACAATAGCGGTGTGAATGTGATCAATAATAGTGCAGGGAGCGGTGCTAGTGGGGGATACCAAGTGCCGTATACGAATAATACGCCATCAAAGGGACCCACGTCGTATCAGGCATCGGGCACAGGGCAAGGTGGCTACAGTAATACCAACTACGCCAGCACCCAGGTTTCATCGACAAATAGCTATCCACCGACCACGAATTCGTACAGTTCGTACAATCAGAACACGGTGAACTCGTACCAGAGTCAGAATAGTGCGAGTAACGTGTCGGCTGTGAATAATTCCGGCAATGCATCGAACAGCAGCTCCACGTCCAGTATCCCCGTTGGTAGTACTGGCGTGGGTAATAGTGCAAG TGCGACCGGCAGTACTGGGGGTTACCTCTCCAGCCAGTATCCTGTGACACAATCGTCATCCGTCTTTCCATCACAACCGAGTGCTTATCAAAATAGCCCGAGTGTGTATGGAAATACAACGGG TAGGTACACGGGAAGTACAAATACGTCCACGGCACAGTACAGTAATTTCACAAGTACGAAGCTGAAAGAGAATGCTGCCACAACAATCAGCACACCGTttgaaag CGTTACTTCCAGCGCAGTTTCAAGTAGTGCACCGAGTGCCGTGAGCAATTCTACCGTGACTACGAGTAGTATGAGTTCACCATCACTGGGAATGACCAAAGTGACAAGTGCAACAA ccaagAGCAGTGGTGTTATACCGAATATTCCAATGGTCAGCCAGTACATACAGACTGCAGGGGTGCCCTTCTACCAGCCACCCGTCTATGCAACGTACGATGAGTTGCAGATGATGCAACAGAGGATGCCGCATGTG CAACCTGAATATTACAACCTCAATTATCAGACCCCAACGAGCCTGGGTGCTGGAGTTAGGGATGCAAATTTAGGTTCTGTGGCAGCATATTCGACGATGTCAGACGGACGGTTCACGAGGACAGACAATAATTCTAGTCCTGTTAGTAAT gTGCCCAGTACAATGTCACAGCAAACGGGATCCGGTGGACCGATGATGAATGTTCCTTATGCTTACTTCTACGGAGGAGTTCCGGGAAGTTTCCAATATGGAATGTATCCG caacAAATGGCAACGGCAAGCGCCACATCTGGTGGTCAATTTGCAAAGCCATCGTACAATAGTGCGTACGGATCGACGGCATACGATGCATTGAGCCAATCGACGCAAGATTACAGCAAGAATGCCTATCCGGGGTCGGGTGTTGGGCAACAGTCCAAGGGGCAGAATGTCAATAATCCACCACAAGCTGGAACGGGTTCGGATATTTCGTCGTCAATGTACAGCAAGGGTCATGTGGCGCTCAGTAAAGTTAAT TCCTATGACAAGCAGTCTTTCCATTCGGGAACACCGCCACCATTCAACTTAGCCGGCACCCAGACGGCTGGAGCAACATCAGCTCAACCGTATGGCATGTACATTCCGGCAATTCCGCCACCCCATCACAATTTAAACATGCATCAGCCAATCCATCAG gatttatttttttaa